The Brachionichthys hirsutus isolate HB-005 chromosome 11, CSIRO-AGI_Bhir_v1, whole genome shotgun sequence genome includes a window with the following:
- the fzd9b gene encoding frizzled-9b, which produces MCAGIGYNLTRMPNFMDHDDQREAAIKLNEFAPLVAYGCDAHLRFFLCSLYAPMCTDKVSASIPACRPMCEQARERCAPIMKKFSYTWPDSLDCSRLPTRNDPNALCMEAPENETRMEGKKGEGMLPVPPRPRQQQPDAGAGRPPGPAGSCENPDKFQFVEKSRSCAPRCSAGVDVFWSRRDKDFAFIWMTVWSVLCFVSTAFTVLTFLLEPQRFQYPERPIIFLSMCYNVYSVAFIIRSVAGAENIACDRENGELYTIQEGLESTGCTIVFLILYYFGMASSIWWVILTLTWFLAAGKKWGHEAIEAHSNYFHMAAWGVPALKTIVILTMRKVAGDELTGLCYVGSMDAGALTGFVLVPLSCYLVVGTSFVLTGFVALFHIRKVMKTEGTNTEKLEKLMVKIGIYSILYTAPATCVIVCYFYERLNMDYWKLRGLQTGCGGGGGGGDCSLRASVPTVAVFMLKIFMSLVVGITSGVWVWSTKTLQTWQGLCSRKLSDRTRSRKPCGGGGGGGGSTHCHYKSPTVVLHVAKSDLHSDNPTHV; this is translated from the coding sequence ATGTGCGCGGGGATCGGCTACAACCTGACGCGCATGCCCAACTTCATGGACCACGACGACCAGAGAGAAGCCGCCATCAAGTTGAACGAGTTCGCCCCGCTGGTGGCTTACGGCTGCGACGCGCACCTCcgcttcttcctctgctccctctACGCGCCCATGTGCACGGACAAAGTGTCCGCGTCCATCCCCGCCTGCAGACCCATGTGCGAGCAGGCCAGGGAGCGGTGCGCCCCCATCATGAAGAAGTTCAGCTACACCTGGCCGGACTCGCTGGACTGCTCCAGGCTGCCCACCCGGAACGACCCCAACGCCCTGTGCATGGAGGCCCCCGAGAACGAGACCCGGATGGAGGGCAAGAAGGGCGAGGGCATGCTCCCGGTGCCGCCGCGCCccaggcagcagcagccggacgcCGGCGCCGGGCGCCCTCCGGGCCCCGCGGGCTCCTGCGAGAACCCGGACAAGTTCCAGTTCGTGGAGAAGAGCCGGTCCTGCGCGCCGCGCTGCTCCGCCGGCGTGGACGTCTTCTGGTCCAGGCGGGACAAGGACTTCGCCTTCATCTGGATGACGGTGTGGTCCGTCCTCTGCTTCGTCTCCACCGCCTTCACCGTGCTCACCTTCCTCCTGGAGCCCCAGCGCTTCCAGTACCCCGAGCGGcccatcatcttcctctccatGTGCTACAACGTCTACTCCGTGGCCTTCATCATCCGCTCGGTGGCCGGCGCCGAGAACATCGCCTGCGACCGGGAGAACGGCGAGCTGTACACCATCCAGGAAGGCCTGGAGTCCACGGGCTGCACCATCGTCTTCCTCATACTCTACTACTTCGGCATGGCCTCCTCCATCTGGTGGGTCATCCTCACGCTCACCTGGTTCCTGGCCGCCGGGAAGAAGTGGGGCCACGAGGCCATCGAAGCCCACAGCAACTACTTCCACATGGCGGCCTGGGGCGTCCCGGCGCTGAAGACCATCGTCATCCTCACCATGCGGAAGGTGGCCGGCGACGAGCTGACGGGGCTGTGCTACGTGGGGAGCATGGACGCCGGGGCGCTCACGGGCTTCGTCCTGGTGCCGCTGTCCTGCTACCTGGTGGTCGGCACCTCCTTCGTCCTCACGGGCTTCGTGGCGCTCTTCCACATCCGCAAGGTGATGAAGACGGAGGGCACCAACacggagaagctggagaagctgaTGGTGAAGATCGGCATCTACTCCATCCTCTACACGGCGCCGGCCACCTGCGTCATCGTCTGCTACTTCTACGAGCGGCTCAACATGGACTACTGGAAGCTGCGGGGGCTGCAGACgggctgcggcggcggcggcggcggcggcgactgcTCCCTGCGGGCGTCCGTCCCCACGGTGGCCGTGTTCATGCTGAAGATCTTCATGTCCCTGGTGGTGGGCATCACCAGCGGCGTGTGGGTGTGGAGCACCAAGACCCTGCAGACCTGGCAGggcctctgcagcaggaagctgtcGGACAGGACTCGGAGCCGGAAGccctgcggcggcggcggcggcggcggcggcagcacgCACTGCCACTACAAGTCCCCCACGGTGGTTCTGCACGTGGCCAAGAGTGACCTGCACTCGGACAACCCCACGCACGTCtga